From a single Arachis hypogaea cultivar Tifrunner chromosome 3, arahy.Tifrunner.gnm2.J5K5, whole genome shotgun sequence genomic region:
- the LOC112791621 gene encoding putative transcription factor bHLH086 isoform X1 has translation MALARDQIPHDSSMGSKVQSCVFNENNEYHKSVLEEEDGSQSTNGFSNDSAITHSPPLCGNAYAYKATNYQLEEEQQSLIDFKGSCYNTLTQVASESLLNFEQNRMVPGNSYMKDDTNVWDNNLHHQWSQISPRSTSELRPVQDSSCFQSSSSSYSTIVNSAKEKQLHGESSSYGWFYSQQTIPAHSIQDPAVQEPISKKRISMQAEKMKAAKKQCTDESKMPKSNKLGASKDPQSVAAKNRRERISERLKILQELVPNGSKVDLVTMLEKAISYVKFLQLQVKVLAADEFWPVQGGKAPDISQVKEAIDAILSSQRSEKQVQQPQSR, from the exons ATGGCACTGGCCAGAGACCAAATTCCTCATGATTCAAGCATGGGAAGCAAGGTTCAAAGTTGTGTTTTCAATGAAAATAATGAGTACCACAAATCAGTGCTAGAAGAGGAAGATGGCTCACAAAGCACCAATGGGTTCAGCAATGATTCAGCTATAACCCATTCTCCTCCTCTATGTGGCAATGCCTATGCTTATAAGGCCACAAACTATCAACTTGAGGAGGAACAACAATCTCTGATTGATTTCAAAGGTAGTTGCTACAACACTTTAACACAAGTAGCTAGTGAATCTTTGCTTAACTTTGAGCAGAACAGAATGGTCCCTGGCAACAGCTACATGAAAGATGACACTAATGTTTGGGACAACAATCTGCATCATCAATGGAGTCAGATTAGTCCAAGAAGCACTTCAGAGCTGCGACCGGTGCAGGATTCAAGTTGCTTCCAGTCTTCTAGTAGTAGCTACAGCACCATAGTCAACAGTGCAAAAGAGAAGCAATTACATGGTGAGAGTTCATCATATGGTTGGTTCTATTCTCAACAAACTATACCTGCTCATAGCATCCAGGACCCTGCAGTTCAAGAACCAATATCCAAAAAGCGCATTTCAATG CAGGCTGAGAAAATGAAAGCTGCCAAGAAGCAATGCACAGATGAGAGTAAAATGCCAAAATCCAACAAGTTAGGAGCATCCAAGGATCCTCAAAGTGTTGCTGCTAAG AATAGAAGAGAGAGGATAAGTGAGCGGCTCAAGATACTACAAGAACTAGTTCCCAATGGCTCCAAA GTTGATTTGGTTACAATGCTGGAGAAAGCAATTAGCTATGTGAAGTTTCTTCAGCTTCAAGTGAAG GTGTTGGCAGCTGATGAATTTTGGCCTGTTCAAGGTGGAAAAGCTCCTGATATCTCTCAAGTAAAAGAAGCCATTGATGCAATTCTTTCATCCCAAAGATCAGAGAAACAAGTTCAGCAACCTCAaagtagatga
- the LOC112791621 gene encoding putative transcription factor bHLH086 isoform X2 codes for MALARDQIPHDSSMGSKVQSCVFNENNEYHKSVLEEEDGSQSTNGFSNDSAITHSPPLCGNAYAYKATNYQLEEEQQSLIDFKGSCYNTLTQVASESLLNFEQNRMVPGNSYMKDDTNVWDNNLHHQWSQISPRSTSELRPVQDSSCFQSSSSSYSTIVNSAKEKQLHGESSSYGWFYSQQTIPAHSIQDPAVQEPISKKRISMAEKMKAAKKQCTDESKMPKSNKLGASKDPQSVAAKNRRERISERLKILQELVPNGSKVDLVTMLEKAISYVKFLQLQVKVLAADEFWPVQGGKAPDISQVKEAIDAILSSQRSEKQVQQPQSR; via the exons ATGGCACTGGCCAGAGACCAAATTCCTCATGATTCAAGCATGGGAAGCAAGGTTCAAAGTTGTGTTTTCAATGAAAATAATGAGTACCACAAATCAGTGCTAGAAGAGGAAGATGGCTCACAAAGCACCAATGGGTTCAGCAATGATTCAGCTATAACCCATTCTCCTCCTCTATGTGGCAATGCCTATGCTTATAAGGCCACAAACTATCAACTTGAGGAGGAACAACAATCTCTGATTGATTTCAAAGGTAGTTGCTACAACACTTTAACACAAGTAGCTAGTGAATCTTTGCTTAACTTTGAGCAGAACAGAATGGTCCCTGGCAACAGCTACATGAAAGATGACACTAATGTTTGGGACAACAATCTGCATCATCAATGGAGTCAGATTAGTCCAAGAAGCACTTCAGAGCTGCGACCGGTGCAGGATTCAAGTTGCTTCCAGTCTTCTAGTAGTAGCTACAGCACCATAGTCAACAGTGCAAAAGAGAAGCAATTACATGGTGAGAGTTCATCATATGGTTGGTTCTATTCTCAACAAACTATACCTGCTCATAGCATCCAGGACCCTGCAGTTCAAGAACCAATATCCAAAAAGCGCATTTCAATG GCTGAGAAAATGAAAGCTGCCAAGAAGCAATGCACAGATGAGAGTAAAATGCCAAAATCCAACAAGTTAGGAGCATCCAAGGATCCTCAAAGTGTTGCTGCTAAG AATAGAAGAGAGAGGATAAGTGAGCGGCTCAAGATACTACAAGAACTAGTTCCCAATGGCTCCAAA GTTGATTTGGTTACAATGCTGGAGAAAGCAATTAGCTATGTGAAGTTTCTTCAGCTTCAAGTGAAG GTGTTGGCAGCTGATGAATTTTGGCCTGTTCAAGGTGGAAAAGCTCCTGATATCTCTCAAGTAAAAGAAGCCATTGATGCAATTCTTTCATCCCAAAGATCAGAGAAACAAGTTCAGCAACCTCAaagtagatga